A single Paraflavitalea devenefica DNA region contains:
- a CDS encoding SusD/RagB family nutrient-binding outer membrane lipoprotein: MKKIFVLLVTVAALAGCNKFDDLNVSPTALAEPTTRGLLTNVLQNLPGTAFGNNTGNFYVQYLSEGPYPGGSLYSARTFDFAAYYSGPLYDLQKIIEYNTDEATKATFANPDKYGSHDNQVAVARILKAYFFWWLTDRYGDIPYSEALQGAKAFAPAYDKQQAIYTDLFKELKEAAAMIKPAEKAVVGDVMLDGDMGMWKKFAATTRLMMSLRLIKVDFAKGKAEFESAFADGVIANGEDIMYKYIAGDPNNYNPWYNNYSVSNRNDYAISTTMTDYMAPKNDPRLKVYAEILDDTVVGLPYGKNVAVNIPAIYSRIGDYFRGQASPATIYSYAQVLFALAEAAKVGYITGGDGAAESNYYAAIEASWKFYGIEWNTANQAAFATYITEPDVAYTPSTGYKSIMTEKWIHLYLNGYESWVDWRRTGFPVLTPAVDAIDPKGIPLRQGYPTQEKANNTKNYTDVLATMGGVDDNYAKVWWDKD, translated from the coding sequence ATGAAAAAAATATTTGTATTACTTGTTACGGTAGCCGCATTGGCCGGTTGCAACAAGTTTGATGATCTCAACGTTTCCCCTACTGCATTGGCAGAACCCACCACCAGGGGGTTATTGACCAATGTACTGCAAAACCTCCCGGGTACTGCCTTTGGTAATAATACCGGTAATTTCTACGTCCAATATTTATCTGAAGGCCCCTATCCTGGCGGCTCCCTTTACAGTGCAAGGACTTTTGACTTTGCTGCCTATTATTCAGGCCCATTGTATGATCTGCAGAAAATCATTGAATACAATACCGACGAAGCTACCAAGGCTACTTTTGCCAACCCGGATAAATATGGGAGTCATGATAACCAGGTGGCAGTGGCCCGCATCCTGAAAGCTTACTTCTTCTGGTGGCTTACAGACCGCTATGGCGATATTCCTTATTCTGAAGCCTTACAAGGTGCTAAAGCTTTTGCACCTGCTTATGATAAGCAGCAGGCTATCTATACCGATCTGTTTAAAGAGTTAAAGGAAGCTGCTGCTATGATCAAGCCGGCTGAGAAAGCAGTAGTAGGGGACGTAATGCTCGATGGCGATATGGGCATGTGGAAAAAATTTGCTGCTACTACCCGCCTCATGATGTCGCTTCGTTTGATCAAAGTGGATTTTGCTAAGGGGAAGGCTGAATTTGAATCTGCCTTTGCCGATGGGGTTATTGCCAATGGGGAAGATATTATGTACAAGTACATTGCCGGCGATCCGAACAACTACAACCCCTGGTACAACAACTATTCCGTGAGCAACCGGAATGATTACGCCATCAGTACTACCATGACAGATTATATGGCGCCCAAAAACGATCCCCGTCTCAAAGTGTATGCAGAAATCTTAGATGATACGGTTGTTGGCTTACCATATGGTAAAAACGTAGCCGTCAATATACCGGCCATCTACAGCAGGATTGGTGATTATTTCAGAGGACAGGCGTCTCCTGCCACTATCTATTCCTATGCGCAGGTATTGTTTGCCCTGGCCGAAGCTGCCAAGGTGGGATACATTACCGGTGGCGATGGCGCTGCCGAATCCAATTATTATGCTGCTATTGAGGCATCCTGGAAGTTTTATGGTATTGAGTGGAACACTGCTAACCAGGCGGCTTTTGCCACCTATATAACAGAACCCGATGTAGCTTATACCCCCTCTACCGGTTACAAATCCATCATGACGGAAAAATGGATTCACCTGTACCTGAATGGGTATGAATCATGGGTTGATTGGCGCAGGACCGGCTTCCCCGTGTTAACACCCGCTGTAGACGCAATAGATCCCAAGGGCATACCGCTCAGGCAGGGATACCCTACGCAGGAAAAAGCCAATAATACCAAGAATTACACTGACGTGCTGGCAACAATGGGTGGTGTGGATGATAACTATGCCAAAGTGTGGTGGGATAAAGATTAA